A genomic segment from Brassica oleracea var. oleracea cultivar TO1000 unplaced genomic scaffold, BOL UnpScaffold00874, whole genome shotgun sequence encodes:
- the LOC106320288 gene encoding nicalin-1-like — protein MAEEKNSKQRHHRSMFLESMYPVVALMLVLVACVELCDAATVVDVYRLIQYDISGAPFGSRFSSLNHHAASLSFQHGADLSRSVLILPLRELDIAFVQDYISQKQSLGGLLILLPQTFRPGNIGGGETQGLRILLAQLEKLLLRSNIPFPVYFAFENEETDTMLADVKKNDALGQQATATTGGYKLVISVSEPRKIASPTITNIQGWLPGSRADGDSNQLSTIAVVASYDTFGAAPALSVGSDSNGSGVVALLEVARLFSTLYSNPKTRGRYNLLFALTSGGPYNYEGTQKWLKSLDQRMRESIDYAICLNSVGSWDNELLVHVSKPPENAYIKQIFEGFSNVAEDLGFQVSLKHKKINISNSRVAWEHEQFSRLRVTAATVSELLTPPELLESAGSLSDTRQHVNEDSIIKGVKLVAESLARHIYGHQGKDIQIFADNSSLAVNRFYVKSWLDGLSQTPRVAPFLSKNEPLIMALKKELEDYTAEVSIQQESLDGIFTFYDSTKASLNIYQVASVTFDLLLLLVLGSYLIMLFSFLVITTRGLDDLISIFRRPPSRKMKIA, from the exons ATGGCGGAGGAGAAGAATTCGAAGCAGAGACATCATCGCTCCATGTTCTTGGAGTCCATGTATCCAGTCGTTGCGCTAATGCTCGTACTCGTCGCCTGCGTCGAGCTTTGCGACGCCGCGACTGTAGTAGATGTGTACCGTCTCATCCAATACGACATCTCCGGCGCTCCTTTCGGATCTCGTTTCTCCTCTCTCAACCACCACGCCGCTTCTCTCAGCTTCCAACACGGCGCCGATCTATCCCGCTCTGTACTTATCCTCCCACTTCGGGAGCTCGATATCGCATTCGTTCAAG ATTACATTTCACAGAAGCAGTCTCTTGGAGGATTGTTGATTTTGCTTCCCCAGACGTTTAGACCTGGTAACATTGGCGGTGGAGAAACCCAAGGCCTCAGGATATTATTAGCACAACTTGAGAAGTTGCTTCTCCGTAGCAACATCCCT TTTCCTGTCTACTTCGCCTTTGAGAATGAAGAGACTGATACTATGTTGGCTGATGTCAAGAAAAATGATGCACTTGGTCAGCAAGCTACTGCAACCACAGGCGG ATATAAACTAGTTATCTCCGTATCAGAGCCTAGGAAAATTGCATCTCCCACCATCACAAACATTCAG GGATGGCTTCCAGGATCAAGAGCAGATGGAGATTCCAACCAGCTTTCAACAATTGCTGTTGTAGCATCCTATGATACCTTCGGAGCAGCTCCT GCACTATCAGTTGGAAGTGATAGCAATGGGAGTGGGGTAGTGGCGCTTCTTGAAGTAGCTAGACTGTTTTCCACTCTTTACTCAAATCCCAAGACAAGAGGAAGATACAATTTACTTTTTGCGCTGACATCTGGTGGACCCTACAACTACGAAGGAACTCAGAAG TGGCTGAAAAGCCTTGATCAGAGGATGCGTGAGAGCATTGATTATGCCATTTGCTTGAACAGTGTTGGCTCTTGGGACAATGAATTACTGGTTCACGTGTCAAAGCCTCCGGAGAACGCctatataaaacaaatctttGAG GGCTTCTCAAATGTGGCAGAAGACTTGGGTTTTCAAGTGTCCCTGAAGCACAAGAAGATTAATATCTCTAATTCACGA GTTGCTTGGGAGCATGAACAATTTTCAAGACTCCGAGTAACAGCAGCCACTGTATCCGAACTTCTGACTCCACCCGAGTTACTGGAAAGTGCTGGAAGTTTGTCTGATACGAG GCAACATGTGAATGAGGATTCGATCATTAAGGGTGTCAAGTTGGTGGCTGAAAGCCTTGCG AGGCATATCTATGGCCACCAAGGAAAAGACATACAGATTTTTGCTGATAATAGTAGTTTGGCAGTAAATCGCTTTTATGTGAAATCGTGGTTGGACGGTTTGTCACAAACTCCTCGGGTGGCACCATTTCTTTCAAAGAATGAACCACTAATCATGGCTCTAAAGAAG GAACTAGAGGATTATACTGCCGAAGTGAGTATCCAACAAGAATCTTTAGATGGAATTTTCACATTTTACGACTCAACAAAGGCTAGCCTTAACATATACCAG GTGGCGAGTGTAACATTCGACTTGCTCTTACTTCTGGTGTTAGGATCATACTTGATAATGCTTTTCAGTTTCCTCGTCATAACAACTCGG GGACTGGATGACTTGATAAGCATATTCCGCCGGCCTCCTTCCCGGAAAATGAAAATCGCCTGA
- the LOC106320292 gene encoding protein transport protein Sec24-like CEF translates to MAAPVPPGAQRPNNPQNTAPPNSLVANLHNLNIHRPPPPMPGSGPRPSPPFGQPPPQPYPQSAPSYGVQQQQQQPRPSPMPRPGPPPPASTRPGGPPQLPQPGGIPFGRPSGPPSSQPPFGSRPPGAFPASSGPPGGVAAAPPSGPRPVGFGSPPPMGPGMSMPGGPVTNGPPPMMSPGGPGPITNGPPMMGPGGFPRGSQFPGGSMMGPPPPYGQPPNAHSLPGGSPLTSPPAHSIPPPTTFPGAPYARPGGFPYGLPPQQHPSAPGTPGSMYGMGPVPNQSMTTVSGPSKVDLNQIPRPGSSSGPIMYETRQENQANPPPPATVDFIARDTGNCSPRNMRCTIHQIPCTVDLLSTSGMQLALIIQPLALSHPSEEPIQVVDFGESGPVRCARCKGYINPFMKFVDQGRKFICNLCGYTDETPRDYHCNLGPDGKRRDADERPELCRGTVDFVATKEYMVRDPMPAVYFFLIDVSMNAIQTGATAAACSAIQQVLSDLPEGPRTFVGIATFDSTIHFYNLKRALQQPLMLIVPDVQDVYTPLETDVIVQLSECRQHLEILLESIPTMFQESKSPESAFGAAIKAAFLAMKSTGGKLMVFQSVLPSVGIGALSSREADGRANASADEKEAHKLLQPADKTLRTMAIEFAEYQVCVDLFITSQAYVDMASISDIPRTTGGQVYCYYPFSALSDPPKLYNDLRWNITRPQGFEAVMRVRCSQGIQVQEYSGSFCKRIPTDIDLPAIDCDKAVMVTLKHDDKLQDGAECGFQCALLYTTITGERRIRVINLSLPCTSMLSNLFRSADLDSQFACMLKQAANEIPTKALSLVKEQAISSCITALSSYRKFCATVTSAGQLILPEALKLLPLYTLALTKGVGLRSDGRIDDRSFWINHVSSLSTPLAIPLIYPRMIAVHDLDTKEDNEETVVPSPIPLTSEDLRDDGVYFLENGDDGLIYVGESVNSDILMKLFNVPSAADIPSQYVLEKYDNQLSKKFNDVVNEIRRQRSCYLRLKLCKRGDPTGMLFLSYMVEDRTAGGPSYMDFLVQVHRQIQGKLN, encoded by the exons ATGGCTGCTCCAGTGCCTCCAGGAGCACAAAGACCAAACAATCCTCAAAACACCGCTCCTCCAAATTCTCTAGTTGCCAACTTGCACAACTTGAACATTCACCGCCCGCCTCCTCCCATGCCTGGTTCTGGTCCTAGACCATCTCCACCTTTTGGTCAGCCACCACCACAACCTTATCCTCAATCAGCTCCTTCCTACGGTgtccaacaacaacaacaacaacctagACCTTCTCCTATGCCTAGGCCTGGACCTCCTCCTCCTGCATCGACTAGACCAGGTGGACCACCTCAGTTGCCCCAACCTGGCGGGATTCCCTTTGGGAGACCTAGTGGTCCACCTTCTAGTCAGCCACCTTTTGGCTCTAGACCACCTGGTGCTTTCCCAGCTTCTTCAGGTCCACCTGGAGGTGTAGCTGCAGCTCCTCCTTCTGGACCACGTCCGGTTGGTTTTGGTTCACCTCCACCTATGGGACCTGGCATGTCCATGCCTGGTGGTCCGGTGACTAATGGGCCTCCTCCGATGATGAGTCCTGGTGGTCCGGGTCCTATCACAAATGGGCCTCCGATGATGGGTCCAGGGGGGTTTCCCAGAGGATCTCAGTTTCCAGGTGGTTCTATGATGGGTCCACCACCTCCATATGGACAGCCTCCCAATGCACATTCTCTCCCTGGAGGTTCACCATTAACTTCGCCTCCTGCTCATTCAATTCCTCCCCCAACAACTTTTCCTGGTGCCCCTTATGCCAGGCCAGGAGGCTTTCCTTATGGATTACCACCACAGCAG CATCCTTCTGCTCCTGGCACCCCTGGTTCTATGTATGGCATGGGTCCAGTGCCAAATCAGTCAATGACCACTGTGTCTGGCCCCTCGAAGGTTGATCTTAATCAGATCCCAAGGCCAGGTTCAAGCTCAGGTCCAATCATGTATGAAACTCGCCAGGAGAATCAGGCTAATCCTCCACCT ccTGCTACTGTTGATTTTATTGCTAGAGACACTGGAAACTGCAGCCCACGTAACATGAGGTGCACAATCCATCAG ATCCCATGTACTGTTGATCTTCTTTCTACATCTGGTATGCAACTGGCGTTAATTATCCAACCGTTGGCGCTTTCTCATCCCTCTGAAGAGCCTATCCAA GTTGTGGACTTTGGTGAGAGTGGCCCTGTTAGATGCGCACGTTGTAAGGGATACATCAATCCTTTCATGAAGTTCGTTGACCAAGGAAGGAAGTTCATTTGTAACTTGTGCG GATACACTGATGAGACTCCCCGTGACTATCATTGTAATCTGGGTCCAGATGGTAAACGTAGGGATGCTGATGAAAGGCCTGAACTGTGTAGGGGAACTGTTGACTTTGTTGCTACAAAAGAATATATG GTACGAGATCCAATGCCAGCAGTGTATTTCTTCCTCATTGATGTATCAATGAATGCGATTCAAACAGGTGCAACTGCAGCTGCTTGCAGTGCGATCCAGCAAGTCCTCTCAGACCTTCCT GAAGGGCCTAGGACATTTGTTGGAATTGCCACATTTGACTCAACAATACACTTTTATAATTTGAAGCGTGCACTGCAACAG CCGTTGATGCTCATTGTTCCTGATGTTCAAGATGTTTATACACCTTTAGAAACAGATGTCATTGTTCAATTATCTGAG TGTCGTCAACACCTAGAGATTTTGCTGGAAAGTATCCCAACAATGTTTCAGGAAAGTAAGAGTCCTGAATCTGCTTTTGGTGCAGCAATTAAG GCTGCATTCTTAGCGATGAAGAGCACTGGAGGAAAGCTGATGGTGTTTCAATCAG TTTTGCCCTCTGTTGGCATCGGAGCACTTTCTTCTAGAGAAGCCGATGGGAGGGCTAATGCATCTGCGGATGAAAAG GAGGCCCATAAACTACTACAACCCGCAGACAAAACCTTAAGGACGATGGCTATTGAATTTGCTGAATACCAG GTCTGTGTAGACTTGTTTATCACAAGTCAGGCCTATGTTGACATGGCTTCAATTTCCGACATTCCAAGAACTACTGGAGGACAG GTTTATTGCTATTACCCTTTCTCAGCTCTTTCAGATCCACCCAAGCTCTACAACGATCTGAGATGGAATATCACTAGGCCTCAGGGTTTTGAGGCTGTTATGCGAGTTAGATGTAGTCAg GGTATTCAAGTGCAAGAATACTCAGGGAGCTTCTGTAAACGCATACCAACTGACATTGATCTACCTGCG ATTGACTGTGACAAAGCTGTAATGGTGACATTAAAGCATGATGACAAACTACAAGATGGAGCTGAATGTGGTTTTCAG TGTGCTCTTCTGTATACGACCATAACTGGAGAAAGAAGAATTAGGGTTATTAACTTATCACTCCCTTGTACAAGCATGCTCAGCAACTTGTTCCGCTCAGCTGACCTTGATTCCCAATTTGCTTGTATGCTGAAACAAG cgGCTAATGAGATCCCTACCAAGGCACTTTCATTGGTGAAGGAGCAAGCAATTAGTAGTTGCATCACCGCACTCAGCTCTTATCGTAAATTCTGTGCTACCGTTACATCAGCTGGACAACTTATTCTTCCTGAAGCACTCAAGCTGTTGCCACTATATACTCTCG ccTTGACCAAAGGTGTTGGATTACGGTCGGATGGGAGAATTGATGATCGATCATTTTGGATAAATCATGTGTCATCATTATCTACTCCTTTGGCAATTCCTCTAATTTATCCAAGGATGATTGCTGTTCATGACCTTGATACAAAGGAG GATAATGAAGAAACTGTAGTTCCTTCTCCTATCCCATTGACTAGTGAAGACCTTCGCGACGATGGAGTCTATTTTCTCGAGAACGGTGACGATGGTTTGATTTATGTTGGGGAGTCAGTAAACTCAGATATCCTGATGAAGCTCTTTAATGTTCCTTCAGCTGCTGACATTCCCAGTCAG TATGTGCTGGAGAAGTATGATAATCAGCTATCAAAGAAGTTCAACGATGTGGTGAATGAAATAAGGAGACAAAGAAGTTGTTACCTACG CCTTAAATTGTGCAAGAGGGGAGATCCAACAG GAATGTTGTTCTTATCGTATATGGTGGAGGACAGGACAGCGGGTGGGCCCTCGTACATGGATTTTCTGGTTCAGGTTCACCGTCAAATCCAAGGCAAACTGAATTGA